The DNA window AAAAGACTTTGATATGAACTGCTCAATTTGCCCTGTAGTTACTGTTTGATGCCGGAAGGTTTCATTCATGCCCCGCAGCATATCGCGCCAGCGGTCGTCATCGTCGAGCACCTGCCTGAGTGTGTGCAGCATATTGGCGCCTTTGTAATACATATCGCCCGATCCTTCGTGGTTAACTCCATACTGGCCAATGATGGGCTTGTCGTTGAGCACATTGGCCCGGGTACCGGTAACGTATTCAGAACCGGCGTCTTTACCGTAGTGAAATTCCACAAACAGGGCTTCAGAGTAGGCGGTAAAAGATTCGTGAATCCACATATCGGCAATGTCGCGGTAGGTGATGTTGTTGGCAAACCACTCGTGTCCGCTTTCGTGCACAATGATAAAATCAAACTTCATTCCCCATCCACTGCGGCTCAGGTCCATGCCCATGTAGCCATAGGTAAAATTGTTGCCGTAGGTTACCGAGCTTTGGTGCTCCATGCCAAGGTAGGGAGCCTGCACCAGTTTATAGCCGTCGTTGTAAAAGGGGTATGGGCCAAACCAGTGTTCAAAGGCCGCCATGGTTCGGGTAGCCTCTTTGGGAAAATAGTCTTTGGCGCGCTTAAAATCCTGGCGCAGCACCCAAAAGTCGAGGCTCAAGGAGCCTTTTTCACCGGGAAAAGTATCGGAGAAATGCACGAAGTCGCCAATGTTAATGTTTACACCGTAATTGTTGATGGGATTCTGCACGGCCCAGTGAAAGGTCTGGCTGCTGTCGGCGTGTATTTCTATGCGGCGAAGCCTGCCGTTGGAAACGTTGGTAAGCCCGGGCGGTACGCGCACGCTGATGAGCATGCTGTCGGGCTCGTCGTACATATGGTCTTTGTTGGGCCACCAGACACTCGCACCAATTCCCTGACAGGATGAAGCCACAAAAGGATTGCCTGCTTTGTCTTTCTTCCAGCTAATGCCGCCGTCCCACGGAGGCATACGCGCAATACGGGGTTTACCACCATAGTACACGGTCACCTGGTCGGTGCTGCCTGCAAGGGGTTCGTCGGCGATGTCAATAAACCACGCGTTTCCGTCGCGCGTGGCTAGCAGGCGTTTGCCGTTTTGCATGACGCTGTCTATGCGCAACGGTAACTGCAAGTCTATCTGCATACGGTTGTGGGGCTTCAGCACACGGTAGGTGATGGTATTGCTTCCGGTGATGGTACTGTCATCAGGGTTGACAAAAATATGGAGGTGATAATGCTGCAAATCCCACCACGCGCGCTCAGGCGTGATGGTGCCGCGAAGAGTATCTTGTCGTGTAAAGGAAGATCGCTGAGCATTAGCCTCTGCGAGTGCAAACAGGCAAACCAGCGAAACAATCAAAATGCGCATGGCCAAAAGTAACCAAATAATATGCCGCTTGATGATGCGCGGTGTCCTCACTTCGAACCAAAAAACGTGTGCAAGACATTTTTCCTCCTCCTGAAGATCGTTTTGTGCATTTGCTAAAAACCCCTACCAATCAAGGTAAGAGACGTATTGAAACGTTTACATACGGTTATATGCGGATGCAAGCACTTACGATACGACTTGACTAACCGCGAATACCGGACTTTGCAGTGTCAATCGATTGCGACATCAAGATTTCATTCATTCACAAACACTCAAAATTCATACGTCATGCAAAACTTAAAGAACAACGTGCAACTGATCGGACACCTGGGCATTGACCCGGAAGTAAAAACCTTTGGAGAGAACAAGCGCATGGTGCGTTTGTCGCTCGCTACCAACAGCAAGTACCGCAATTCACGCGGCGAAACCGTTGAAGACACGCAGTGGCATAGTGTGATTGCGTGGGGCAAAACCGCCGAAATTGCCGAAAAGTTCCTCAAGAAAGGACAGGAAGTAGCCTTGCGCGGCAAGCTTCAAACCCGCCAGTACGACGACGCCGACGGCAACCGCCGCTACCTCACCGAAGTGGTGTGCAACGAGCTGGTGATGCTCGGCCGCAAGAGCGCTTGATGGCGAGAGTTTCACGCAGAAACACCCCCAACCCGGTTTTCGGGAAGGGGGTGTTTTTATTATTCAGCTCTCTGGTAAGGCTAGTACTTTACAAAGCGGTGGTTGCTCACCTCGTTGTTGCGCTCAATCTGCAGGATATACATACCCGAAATAAGCGGCGACACATCCAGCATCTGTCCGGTCATACCCTTGTGCAGCACCACTTTTCCACTGAGATCAAACACGCGCACAAACAGGTTTTCATCGGGATTGGGCGATACGATATTCAGGAAATTGTTGGTGGGGTTTGGAAAAATACGGAAAGAATCCGGCGTTGCCATCTCCTCCACCTCTGTGCTGATGTCTTCCTCAATCATGGTAATGGTGGTGTTGATGTCGGGAAACTCTACCTCGGTGGTAATACCCGAAGGCCAGCAGATGGAGATTTTTTCGATCTCGGTATCCTGTCCGATTCCGAAGTGCGTGGTCAATGAACTGGCAAATTTAAAGCCATCGCCTGCGCGCACATCGCGCATTTGTGTACCGAGCGCGCTGGTAACTTCCACACGAGCTCCGATTCCTCCTGAGTTGCTCACTGTTCCCACGGTGATGATTTTAATCCAGTTGTTGCTGTTTCCATTGTTGTAGTAGATTCCGTTGGAGCGCACAATGTCGAGAAACCCGTCGTTGTTCATATCGCCCACAGCTCCATTGGCCACGTTTACCGGCGCCTGCGTAAAGGTAAAGTCGCCGTTGTTGAGCCACACCCAGTTTCCGGCACCCATGATATCGGCGTAGCCATCATTGTTGAAGTCGTGGGTTATCCATTCGATGCTGGTGGAGTTGAAGGTATCAAAGCCCGAGCCTTCGGTGACATCGGTAAAGGTTCCGTCGCCGTTGTTCATCATCAGCTTGTGGCCACCGGCAGAAAACGAGCTGGCTCCCACAAACACGTCGAGATATCCGTCATTGTTGAAATCGGCCCATGCCGACGACCAGGTCTGGATGCCATCGGCCAAGCCAATTTCCTCAGCCACTTCGGTAAAGGTGCCGTCGCCGTTGTTGCGGTGCATTTGGTTAACACTGGCCGGTGACCCCGCTCCTTTGCACTTGGCGATAAAAAGGTCGGGCAGGCAGTCGTTGTCGTAATCTACAAAAATGGACCCGTAGTTACCTCCGTTGGGGGTGTCGCCCATGCCGCCCTGGTTAAAGGTGAGGTTTCCTTCGCCGTCGTTGATGTAGAATACGTTGGGAGCTACATCGTGGCACATAAAGGCATCGAGGTGGCCATCGTTGTTGATATCCACCATGTTTCCGCGCTGACTAAACACGTACTGCGGAAACTCCGTAGGCGTATAGCCGGTACCGTCTTCGTTGGCAAAGAGGAATGCCACTCCCTGTCCGTTTCCATACATAAGGTCATTGTATCCGTTTCCGTCAATGTCGCCGGCGGTAAGGCTCCAGCTTGCGGTAAATTGAACGGGGCCGGTTTCGTGGTCTACCGTTTCAAAGGTGCCGTCGGGCTGCTGATAGCTGATGCGAATCTCAGTGCTGCTGGTTGAAACCACATCATCGAGGAAATCGCCGTTCATATCTACCGCTCCTACCGAAGCACCAATGGTTGAAAGCGACATAAAGGTGAATCCCATCGGGGTTTGCCCGGGGTCGTTTTCAATAATCTGAAAGTCGAATCCGGCAGACGTCCATCGGTTATCAAAAGAGATGTAATACACCACATCGGCTTCGGCTTCAAATGTGAGCAGTGATGTAAGCCCCGATCCGCCGTCATCGTCGCCGGCCACACACTCTAGCTCACCGCACAATCCGGTATGCACGTGCAAGCGGGTATCCACACCACCTGTACCAGGCAGGTCGGTGGTTACGGTCACGCTTTTGTCTTCGGGGGTGGTGTAAAGGTACCACATACCAGCTGTGGATCCTCCTCCTCCCGTGGCGCACACAGGCAGCGGAACTTCAGATCCGTTTACTTCGGGCACCGTGTAGAGGCCTTCGGTAACGGGCATGGCATCGGCGCACGAGTCCTGGGCAATCATCGCCGCTGCAGGAGCACATAAAAGGGTAATGAGTAGTAATTTCTTCATGATTGGGTTTTTAAGATGGTTAATCGCAGTTGATGGTGAGTGAGTTAATGTATTCGGTAATCAATTCGAGACCTTCCTCGTGCACCACAGTGCGGCCGAGGAGTGGCATCCGGAAATTTTCCTCATTGGTTCCCAGACGGTAGTGCAACACCGATTTGGTGGTGTTACCGGGCGACAGGATATGCGTGTGCTGTGGCTCAACCGCTTCTTCGGGCTCCACGCAAACGCCGTGGTTTTCGAGAATGTCAGACTCGTCCCACGCCAGGCGAATGGCGCGGTAGTCGCAGTGCCCTCCGTCGGTATGGCAGTGGGCACAGTTCATGTCGAGGTAAGCGCGCACGCGGTTTTGGAGGCTTTCATTCACATCGTCCCAGGCAGCTACCGCGCCGATATTGGCAGGCACATTGCCGCCTAAGTAACCTTCTTCCTGCCAGCGCATCAACTGGTTGGCCACTCCCTGATCGTATGCGTAGTTTTTGTTGAGCTGCCGGGGCTTGGTGCCGATGGGCATGGCCTGCTCGTAGGATTTGTGGCAGGTAAAGCACTCCAGTTCATTAGGAATGCGGTACACCACCTCGCGCATCTGGTTGTTATCGTCCATCCATTGCAGGGGCACGTTGCTGCCGTTGTTGTCGAGCAGTGCCTCGGTTTGCGCTTCGTTCCACACGTAGTTCGCAAACTCCCACGACCCGTTTCTGCGGAACATCAGTCGGGTTTCCAGAATGCGTGTTTCGTTATTGGGAAGCACGTTGTTGTAGTAGAAAGTCTTAATCAGCACGGTGCCGTTGGGGAAAGCCAGCGGTGCATTGTCGGCCACGTACTGTGCCGACGCCCCCTGGGGCATCCATACAAAGCGTTTTTTCTCGGCGTAATCAGAAAAGAGCGGAGTAATCACATCGTAGGGCAGCACACCCTGGTTGGGGTTCAACTCGTGCATATCACCTGTAAAAAAGGCGTAATCTGCCAGGTTTGGGTAAGGCACTTCGTTGATATCGAACACCACAGCGCCCTCAACCGGTGGCGGAGGTGGCGGCGATGGTGACGGCGTTCCCGGATCTTCAGGTTTTTCCTTTTTGCAGGCCCATGCTACGAGCAGTAGCAGGACCATTACAACAAAAGTGCGGTTCATTCTTGCAGGCATCAATGACCAAAGTTAGCAAAAACCAACCTTGTTGCCTGCATGACGACCAAAAGCCCCTGGCGTTGTTTGGAATGATTGCCGTTTCAAACGGCTTTCTCAAACATCCTCGTTGCAATCGAGGACGAGATGGGGATGAGAAGTAGTGTAAGCGGAGCTTACATCATTAAATACCACGAAGCAGAGCTTCGCGGGCACTGGGGGATAAGGTTTTGGCACCGATACTTGAGGCGCAGACGGGCCAGTATGGACTACCATCACAAGCAGAGGCCAAAGCCTGCATCGCATCCTAAAGCCGCACGTGATTGTCAAGCCGCGCTAGCCATGGTTTTCATCAGAGGTCGATCTGAAAATATCCAGATACTCCTTGAAAAGGTACACCCGGTTACGTTGTGAACCGGTGACCTCCTGGAGAATTTTGGCTTTCTCCAAATCTGCAATCAACTTGTACGCGCTGACATTTGACTTGCCAATGACACGCATCACATCCGCTACGTCCACAATGGGCCGGCGATACATGTGTTGAATAAGGTCATGTGCATCTGCTGCCCTCTTGCCCAAAAATTTAAGCCGTTCATCCATTGACTTTTGAAGACGCAAAATATCATCGAATGTGCGAACACCCTGTTTTGCCGTTTCAATTACGCCGGTCAGAAAAAACTTAAACCACTGATTCAGTTCATGGTGGGTTCGTACACGCATCAGATTGTCGTAGTACAACTGGCGATGTCGCTCAAAAAAATCAGACAGGTAAAGAATGGGGCGCTTAAGCAAGCCCTTACTCACCAGGTATAGCGGAATAAGCAGTCGCCCCACCCGTCCGTTCCCATCCAAAAACGGGTGAATCGTTTCGAACTGGTAATGAATGAGCCCTATTTTCAGCAAATCGGGCAAGGGATTTTCGTTGTCATTGGCCAGTTTTTCCATGTCTCCCATTAGCTTACTCACCTCTGTATGTGGCGGTGGAATAAAGACTGCATCGTTTATAGTAGCGCCCCCAATCCAGTTTTGACTACCTCTGAAAGCGCCCGGTAGTTTGTGCTCACCGCGTACGCCAGACATCAATGCTTTGTGCGTTTGTTTTATCAAGCGCGAAGAAAACGGCAGTTGGTCGAGTCGGGCTGCAGCTTCATTCATGGCCCGAATGTAGTTTTGTACTTCCTGCCAATCATCACGTAACCCCGGAGCGATGTCCTGCTCTGCCATAAAGGCCTCCTCCACTTTAGTTTGCGTCCCTTCAATACGCGAGCTTTGAGTGGCCTCCTTGGCCACATGCATGCTGATATACAGGTCAATATTCACGTACTCCGAATACATATCCAGGCGCCCAAGCTGTCTATCTGCCTGACTCAACAATCGCAGCACTTCCATGTCGTCGATGTGCCAGCTACGGTTTATCATCATGGGTATAAAGGCCTTGTAATAGCCTTGACTCACATAGGTTCCTGACTTAAATTTTTTCATTTCGGTTTAACTAAGATGGTGCCAAGTTAAGAAATAAGACGATAACCTTAAATAAAAGGTGGCTTAGTTAAGTTTTTAGCCATTTTCTTAACTAAAGGGTTGTGCTGATTAAGGTGAGACTTGAGTCAATATGGTGATGAGATGAATATACAATTTGATAACCTGACAATTAGCCGATTAGATCATAAACCTTGCACGGATGCCGAAGCCTGCATTACAACTTGATGAAACGCGATGCAACCCTGAGCTAGTGTGGGGGTAAGCAGTGAAATCGGCCAGGAACGCTACTCCTTCCAGAGGAATCCATGTAAAACCTGTGGTTGCTCCAAACGATACTGGTCAAAGTACACTACTTTTCTTTTTTCATTTCCGTACCAAACATAAAACATTGTCAAAACTCCGGATTCAAACTGTGTAAGAGCTGGGTCGGGATTTTTGTAAGATGGTCCACTTCCGATTCTCTCATATAGCACTTCTTCTCCGTTTGGCCCGGTAAGTTGTTCAAGATAGGAGTACACGTTACTCGGAACCATTCCGCCTCCCACCTTAATGGGCAGCTTTTCCTTTAGTCCGTACTTCTTATTCCCGGCAGGCTCCGGACGCACTCCATCCTGACACACACATACAACCGAATTCAACACCATCAATGCGATTATCAATACTTTCATATCTTCCTTCTTTTACACAGCACCTAATTCATTTTTACATGGCCATCAAAACAACGATTTCAAGCCACAAATAGTCGAAGGCACGCGATGCAATTGCGCGTTAGTTTGCGAATGATTGCCGTTGCAAGCGGGTTTCTCACACGTCCTCGTTGCAAACGAGGACGAGGAGGGGGGGGGTATGGTGGAACGCGAAAGGACTGACTACGTCGGATTTCATTTCGCGCACCAGCGGGGGCTTTGGATGATGCGGCGCATGATATTGATGGCTGAATCGTGCCCGTCGAAAAGTGAGGCCGCAGTTACTACTCTGATTTTATGCTTGGGTTGATAAGGTTTGGCTTCGGTCATCTGTTCGGAATTTTTGTCCTGAAAATCGTCTGATGCGGTTGGCAAAATTAAGGTTTTAACCCCGACCCCTTGAGAAGTGTTCTCATCATGCAAAACAGCTTAAATTTCCTGATCAAAATCATAGTCTTAGCTGACATCCATCATGTTATGAAAATAGCAAGTTAACCACCTTTGACTCATTAACTTGAAAAATGAAGAAATCGTGAAAAACTACTTGTTTGCCTTGCTATTTTTGACAGGTCTCACCGGAACTTTATTGGGTCAGGGATTCGATGTAGAACCAGAGCCTGCTGCCATGCACTTAACGCGTGTATATCACAACATTGTTGCTCTAGACGACGGGCGGGTTGTAGTTGTTGGTGGACATACGCAAGGGTTTCAGCTTACCTCAACGGCTGAAATCTACGACCCCGAAACAGATTCATGGGAATTGCACCAAACTCCGCACCCGCATGACAATTCGGGGTTTGCAAAACTCCCTGACGGCAGATACATGTATTTTGGTGGATTTAGCGGTGTATCCGGCACGGGTCGCACCAACACTACAACTATCTACGATCCCGCCGACGACAGTTTTACATCGGGCCCTACCATGGTTCATGCACGTGCATCAAACAATGCCGTGACTCTCAGCGATGGCAGAATCCTGATTGTGGGCAGTTGGTTTGTTGCCGGTGACGATGGAGAGTCTGAGGTGTATGACCCAACCACAGCAACCTTTACACCCGTTGGTATACCCTATTACAATAGGAGTCACGCTCCAGTATTTCCAATGGCCGACGGCGGGGCGTTGCTCATATCCGGTTACAATCAGGGAGCCAGCGTAAAGTACTACAACGTTGTAGAATTTAACGGCGCAGACCACACTTTTACCGAAGTGCAGGAATCTATTTTTGATGATGGCCAACAATGGTTCACTCAGTGGAGCCCAAATTTCAGAGATGTAAATGAGTACCGCATGTCTGATGGCAGGTTTGCCATTCTAACCTACCGGGAATACGACTGGTCAAACCGGGAGTACGCCATTGGTCTGATTGACCCGGTTACCAAAACCATCGAAAAACTGGAGCTCCAGAGCGAAATTCCTGATTACACTGGATCCATGTTTTCATGGGCAACACAATTTAACCCCGTAGTAGACTCTGAAAACGATATTATGTATCTGTTTTCAACCCGCACGAGTGATAACATGTTTCAGGTACGACTGATAACTGTGGATCTTCAAACCGGTGAGGTAGATATCCCTGAGGGCTCCCACAGTTTTGGCTACATCTTTAGTCTCTCTTCCAATGTTTGGTTGAACAACAAAATCTTTGCAACCGGCGGTTCTGTTGCGGGCGATAATTTTGGCCTAACAGATCTGTGCCAATCCATTGTTCCCACTTCAACTGTGTCTGTTGAGGAGCTGAGTACTTTTATACCAGCCCTGTATCCAAACCCTGTTCGTCAGGGTGGAACGCTGTTTCTCGACCTGGATGACAACGCAATCCGACAGTGGCAAGTTTTTGATACATCCGGAAGGTTAGTGATGGAGGGCGACATGAATGCTGCCACAGGACAAGCAACTCTGAACATTGCCAGTCTGACTTCAGGACTGTATCTGCTTAGCTTCCATCACTCGCGAGGTGTCGGTTCGGTAAGGTTTGTGGTTGAGTAGTTTGTACTGGGAAGAGGAACTCATTTTAACCCAATCTAAGCTATAAGCAGAGTGCTAAGATCCAATCTACCTGCCGGACCGGCAGGTAGATTTACATTAGTTAGGGCAGACCCGCTGCCTGCCAGACAGACCCGTCTGCCCGTCCTAAAGAACTTACAGTGGCTGACGGGAAGAATTACTTTTACTCTAATGCGCAGCGAACTGTACAAAGATTGATTCTCTATCAAATTTACAATTGGCCGGAGCCTGAAAAAGGTTCGCAAAGGTAAGGTTTTGGGAGGATTCAGACTCCCGTATTAGGAAGTCTTCTTTTTTGTTGGTTCACAGGTGGAACGCGAAAGAATTGACTTCGTCGAATGTCATTTCGCGCACCAGCGGGGGGTGTCAAAGAGTGATGGTGCTTTCATTTGTTTTATATTTTAATTACGTTACTAAGTTACAATTTTATGTCGTCAGCTTTTTGATTTGCACCGTCGTCCTACCATTACTGCTAACGGCAGCTCGTCCCACAACCCCCATCATTCCATCGGTTATGTGGCCCAACGCTTTGATTTGCCCAAAGATGCAGAAAATATGGGTGCGATGCAAAAGGTGTTGAAAAAACCGTTGTTTGGAGCCTGACCCAGGCGCATTCGTAACGCATTCGAGACAATTTTGCAAAATGCGTATGGTTCGATGTAACCCCGCACCAGTGTGGGTTTCGGCACCTCCCAAATACCGGGCATCAACAACAAACAACAACATTGAAAAACCATAGACTTTAGCGCTGAAAGCCAGCACGGTTGGTTCAACAGGGGCTCAAACCGCAGTTAGGTTCCTGAGCGTGCCGAAGGACTGCAACTGCGTTTGAGCCTTAGATGTTAGCGGTCGTTCTTCTTTCTTCGTCACAGGTCAAGCAGTCCGAATGTTTCATTGTATGGTGTGTTCAAGTCAATGAATTGAAATTTCGGTGCAGTTTCTTGTCTAAGTATGTTGTAGATTTTCAAACTTTCACCGTCAGATGAAAGGTAAAATTCTATGGATTTTTCACAGTCGGCTTGTGCAAACAGTTTTGTGTCGTTCGGAATGATATTTCTATTTGCAACATCTATTTTTCCTTTTCTCTTTGCGTTGAACGCAATTTTCGCAAATTCTCCTGTTCGTTTTGAATGGTCTAAATTGAATGGAACTATTTGTAAGTTTCTCAAAGGAAGCTCGTGAACATCACCCCCCACACAATATTCCGCAATGGTGATTGTAGAAATCATCATTGTAATTTCCTTCTGTAAAAAGTATCGAAAATATCCGTCAGCGTTTTTGAACAACGGGTCACTCTCATTTAGAAAGCGAATAAAGAAACTGGTATCAAGTAAAACAGCTTTATGCGTCATATCCACCCCTTATTTCTTTTAACCATTTGTCGGGGTCTATGCTACCAAGCCAAGATTTTTTTGCTTTGTCCCGAAGTGCCTTTAAATAAATCTCGTCATATTTTGGTTGGTAGTCAACCAACTCTATAAACTTTAATGTTGATGTGTCAATTTCTCCTGTTTCCGAGTGTTGCTTGCCTGTCGCTCTGATTCCAAATGTCTTGTAAAGTAAGTTTTCGTCATATTGCTCCAGAAAGCTAATTGGTGTCTGTATTCTTACTGTTCCGAGTTCTTCAGTAAAAACGTGGATATTAGCTTTGTCCTTACCACCTGCATTTGTAACCTTGCCATAAAAGTAAAATTCAGCGTCAGCCCAAATTGCTTTTGTTCTGTAATATCTTGTTGTTTTATCAACTCGCACTTCGTTTGTGTTGTCGAGAGATGTTTTGATGCTAAAAACGTAATTCCGTTTTGTTGCGATGTCCTGAATGTTTTCAAAGGCCTTTGCAGTTCCTATGTCAAGAAAGTCAATATTTTGAACTTGGTTAACTTGTCCAATGATTGCGTTAAAACCGATGATATATTGAATTGAGGTTTTAAGTATATGTTTTACAGAACCTTCTTCAATTTTGTAGCTGATATTCGGTCTGTCTCTCTTGTCGCCCGGATAAAGCAAATTTTCGGCATTTTCGAGCATAGTAATAATCTCCCGAATGTCGTAATTGTCGGGTGATAGGTCAAGGTTTCCCTTCGAACCTGTTATTTTTATCTCTATGAAGCCAATTTTTTCCACCTTACAAAGGTAATATTTTTAGGGGTTGGTAGTCAATTTTTGTTGTTACTTTCCTGCTAATCTGTCGTTTTAGAATGACCGATAATCGGGTCAGACAGGGGAATCTCACCCCTGCCTTCCCACAGAACCGGACTTGAAAGTCTCCCTTCATCCGGCTCTTCATGTTCTTTGTCGCTGTGAATATACTCATGGTTGTACCAATATCCAATATTCAAACAGATTCGGAGTTACCCTCGCTCAGGCGCATTCGTAACGCATTCGAGACTACTTTGCAATATGTGAATAGTTGAACAGCGCACCAACACACATAGTCAAAGGCACGCGATGAAACCGCGCGCCAGTGTGGGTTTCGGCACCTCCCAAATACCGGGCAACAGCAACAAACAACAACATTGAAAAACCATAGACTTTACCGCTGAAAGCCAACACGGTTGGTTCAACAGGGGCTCAAATCGCAGTTAGGTTCCTGAGCGTGCCGAAGGACTGCAACTGCGTTTGAGCTTTAGATGTTGTGCGGACGTACTTTCTTTTTCTGTCCGTGCGTTGACTCAGACACACTTATTGACAAGCTTTGAATGGTGCGTTTGGCTTGAGCGGCTTGGCAATGTGTGTGGCTGTTGAGTGTTGGCATTTTTTTTTAAAATAGTTTCGTTTGGATTTCAACTTTTGGATGAAAAGTTCCGATAATCATAAAGGGATTGTGAGAAACATAGTGGTTCTTCTGAGTTGTCCCCAAATAGAAGTGAAGGTCTTTTGTCATGGCAAAGTCGTCAAAGTACTTTTTTCGTACATCTGCTATCGCCTTTTGCTCATTTCCTTCGTGTCGGGCCAAACAGTTCCAAAATAACTGGCCTGTTTCCCAATCTTCAATCATCATTTTACTGGCCTGACCTTGATTGTCCTTCAACCGAAATTTGAATTTATAAGGCAATTTTTTTACGACTTCAAACTTGTTTTCGAAGAGATTCTGCTGAGCTAAAACAGCTTTCTGTTTTGCACTCCAATCCCGTTCAACTGGCTCTGCGTAAAAGTCCAAAATCTCAGTTGGTTTAAATACTGCCAAAGAAGTACCAATATTCTTGTCTTTAGCTTCTGCAATGAGTTCAGGCAAATTGTAATAAATCTTACCCAAGCAAAATTTCTTCCGTTCTTCCCAATTTCTCGCGGTATCGATATGTCCAACTACATTGATCTCCGTTTCCAAGGTCACAGGCCTGAAGCTTTCTGGACGGAAATCACTTTTGTTTTTCACCAAGTCTAATTCAATCCAATCGTATTTCTTGTATTGCTCAGTGTACGCTCTTTTGCGAAACGGAATTGGATATATCCGAACCCAAGTTCC is part of the Cryomorphaceae bacterium genome and encodes:
- a CDS encoding T9SS C-terminal target domain-containing protein, coding for MKNEEIVKNYLFALLFLTGLTGTLLGQGFDVEPEPAAMHLTRVYHNIVALDDGRVVVVGGHTQGFQLTSTAEIYDPETDSWELHQTPHPHDNSGFAKLPDGRYMYFGGFSGVSGTGRTNTTTIYDPADDSFTSGPTMVHARASNNAVTLSDGRILIVGSWFVAGDDGESEVYDPTTATFTPVGIPYYNRSHAPVFPMADGGALLISGYNQGASVKYYNVVEFNGADHTFTEVQESIFDDGQQWFTQWSPNFRDVNEYRMSDGRFAILTYREYDWSNREYAIGLIDPVTKTIEKLELQSEIPDYTGSMFSWATQFNPVVDSENDIMYLFSTRTSDNMFQVRLITVDLQTGEVDIPEGSHSFGYIFSLSSNVWLNNKIFATGGSVAGDNFGLTDLCQSIVPTSTVSVEELSTFIPALYPNPVRQGGTLFLDLDDNAIRQWQVFDTSGRLVMEGDMNAATGQATLNIASLTSGLYLLSFHHSRGVGSVRFVVE
- the ssb gene encoding single-stranded DNA-binding protein, which gives rise to MQNLKNNVQLIGHLGIDPEVKTFGENKRMVRLSLATNSKYRNSRGETVEDTQWHSVIAWGKTAEIAEKFLKKGQEVALRGKLQTRQYDDADGNRRYLTEVVCNELVMLGRKSA
- a CDS encoding M1 family peptidase, with the translated sequence MRILIVSLVCLFALAEANAQRSSFTRQDTLRGTITPERAWWDLQHYHLHIFVNPDDSTITGSNTITYRVLKPHNRMQIDLQLPLRIDSVMQNGKRLLATRDGNAWFIDIADEPLAGSTDQVTVYYGGKPRIARMPPWDGGISWKKDKAGNPFVASSCQGIGASVWWPNKDHMYDEPDSMLISVRVPPGLTNVSNGRLRRIEIHADSSQTFHWAVQNPINNYGVNINIGDFVHFSDTFPGEKGSLSLDFWVLRQDFKRAKDYFPKEATRTMAAFEHWFGPYPFYNDGYKLVQAPYLGMEHQSSVTYGNNFTYGYMGMDLSRSGWGMKFDFIIVHESGHEWFANNITYRDIADMWIHESFTAYSEALFVEFHYGKDAGSEYVTGTRANVLNDKPIIGQYGVNHEGSGDMYYKGANMLHTLRQVLDDDDRWRDMLRGMNETFRHQTVTTGQIEQFISKSF
- a CDS encoding T9SS C-terminal target domain-containing protein, encoding MIAQDSCADAMPVTEGLYTVPEVNGSEVPLPVCATGGGGSTAGMWYLYTTPEDKSVTVTTDLPGTGGVDTRLHVHTGLCGELECVAGDDDGGSGLTSLLTFEAEADVVYYISFDNRWTSAGFDFQIIENDPGQTPMGFTFMSLSTIGASVGAVDMNGDFLDDVVSTSSTEIRISYQQPDGTFETVDHETGPVQFTASWSLTAGDIDGNGYNDLMYGNGQGVAFLFANEDGTGYTPTEFPQYVFSQRGNMVDINNDGHLDAFMCHDVAPNVFYINDGEGNLTFNQGGMGDTPNGGNYGSIFVDYDNDCLPDLFIAKCKGAGSPASVNQMHRNNGDGTFTEVAEEIGLADGIQTWSSAWADFNNDGYLDVFVGASSFSAGGHKLMMNNGDGTFTDVTEGSGFDTFNSTSIEWITHDFNNDGYADIMGAGNWVWLNNGDFTFTQAPVNVANGAVGDMNNDGFLDIVRSNGIYYNNGNSNNWIKIITVGTVSNSGGIGARVEVTSALGTQMRDVRAGDGFKFASSLTTHFGIGQDTEIEKISICWPSGITTEVEFPDINTTITMIEEDISTEVEEMATPDSFRIFPNPTNNFLNIVSPNPDENLFVRVFDLSGKVVLHKGMTGQMLDVSPLISGMYILQIERNNEVSNHRFVKY
- a CDS encoding Fic family protein, which translates into the protein MKKFKSGTYVSQGYYKAFIPMMINRSWHIDDMEVLRLLSQADRQLGRLDMYSEYVNIDLYISMHVAKEATQSSRIEGTQTKVEEAFMAEQDIAPGLRDDWQEVQNYIRAMNEAAARLDQLPFSSRLIKQTHKALMSGVRGEHKLPGAFRGSQNWIGGATINDAVFIPPPHTEVSKLMGDMEKLANDNENPLPDLLKIGLIHYQFETIHPFLDGNGRVGRLLIPLYLVSKGLLKRPILYLSDFFERHRQLYYDNLMRVRTHHELNQWFKFFLTGVIETAKQGVRTFDDILRLQKSMDERLKFLGKRAADAHDLIQHMYRRPIVDVADVMRVIGKSNVSAYKLIADLEKAKILQEVTGSQRNRVYLFKEYLDIFRSTSDENHG